From a single Pseudalkalibacillus hwajinpoensis genomic region:
- a CDS encoding YheC/YheD family protein produces MTTFLLKKDSSSSGTFYVPSAQFKRWVEHVSFPNHVCFGSRRSFCTVSPHPENKEEYLLSEDLWKVLGIPEELQVHMFERGNSLHIGPLIGIFTAGFTKDTIRPIGERSMYFARLLSASAKCGAFGFVFGAHQINWKTGIIKGLMYNKRGWHRVTVPMPDVVYDRLPNRSSEAIEQVSTTMQKLQSQYFTPWFNPGFFDKWTMFQKLSGVTSVKKYLPETVLAPKTSVLSRMLNDYEQVFIKPANGSLGLGIQQILKPANEKFYYCRFRTEKENRLRRYSSLSRLIKMQYPNGISGLIVQQGIDLHRINQRPMDYRVHTNKNKDGKWEVSAIAAKIAGAGSLTTHMASSGTVKTISELASEYGVSKQVERSLMEAALQLSRAIDLKVPGFIGEIGFDLGITKEGSVFLFEANSKPGRGIFAHSRLKAEEARTRLLPMEYAIYLAKTAIEKQLVTPV; encoded by the coding sequence ATGACAACATTTCTTTTAAAAAAGGATTCATCTTCTTCGGGAACTTTTTATGTTCCATCTGCTCAATTTAAACGCTGGGTCGAACATGTCTCTTTTCCAAATCATGTTTGTTTCGGATCGAGGAGGTCTTTTTGTACCGTTTCCCCTCACCCAGAAAACAAAGAAGAATATTTGCTATCGGAGGACCTGTGGAAGGTGCTTGGGATACCTGAAGAACTCCAGGTCCACATGTTTGAACGTGGCAATTCACTTCACATCGGACCTCTTATCGGTATTTTCACAGCTGGATTCACTAAAGATACGATTAGACCAATCGGTGAGCGAAGTATGTATTTTGCAAGACTACTTTCAGCTTCAGCAAAGTGTGGGGCTTTTGGCTTTGTTTTTGGTGCGCACCAGATCAATTGGAAAACAGGGATCATAAAAGGGCTAATGTATAACAAAAGAGGCTGGCATAGGGTAACGGTTCCCATGCCTGACGTGGTTTATGACCGGCTCCCAAACCGGAGCTCAGAAGCGATCGAACAGGTATCTACTACGATGCAGAAACTTCAGTCCCAATACTTCACACCATGGTTTAATCCAGGTTTCTTTGACAAATGGACGATGTTCCAGAAGCTTAGTGGTGTTACATCCGTTAAAAAATACTTACCAGAAACCGTATTGGCTCCCAAGACAAGCGTTCTTTCACGTATGCTTAACGATTATGAGCAAGTATTTATTAAACCAGCGAACGGCAGCCTTGGTCTTGGTATTCAACAGATTCTAAAGCCGGCAAACGAAAAGTTCTACTATTGCAGATTCCGCACTGAGAAAGAAAATCGCCTTCGAAGATACTCTTCCCTTTCTCGGCTTATCAAAATGCAATACCCGAATGGAATAAGCGGTTTAATCGTGCAACAGGGAATTGATCTTCATCGCATCAATCAAAGGCCGATGGATTATCGGGTTCATACAAACAAAAACAAAGATGGTAAATGGGAAGTTAGCGCAATCGCTGCAAAAATAGCAGGTGCCGGCAGTTTAACGACACACATGGCCTCAAGTGGAACAGTCAAAACGATAAGTGAGCTAGCTTCAGAATATGGTGTTTCCAAGCAAGTTGAAAGAAGTTTAATGGAAGCTGCATTGCAACTAAGTCGTGCAATCGATTTAAAAGTCCCTGGTTTCATCGGGGAAATTGGATTTGATTTAGGTATCACGAAAGAAGGAAGTGTTTTTCTATTCGAGGCAAATTCTAAGCCAGGTAGAGGGATTTTCGCTCATTCTAGATTGAAAGCTGAGGAAGCAAGAACACGGCTTCTCCCAATGGAATATGCTATATATCTCGCGAAAACGGCCATTGAAAAGCAGTTGGTTACACCAGTATGA
- a CDS encoding YheC/YheD family protein → MIDLMYCSESNRWYQKSTYRYLYWGKDQKRLYPPPSSFSTKRVIQIESAKNSIRPLVGIIAGTNPFHHFSGNASIFKDIQREITNHGGLSYVFTPGDVYRTHIQGYLYDEDTKKWTGYHFPYPNVIYNRIPDREEELTNMVSSLFALFKQKDIPFFNRSFFQKLDIFSYLSSHEYLTLHIPETIELTIENLDPLLHKFPSVFCKPSSGSKGRGIFRVKKLPTGYQYEDHEMTRYFSSITALHTHIAPFLHEKYLVQKEIQLSTYNNHPYDFRIMLQKPLNYWTVTGIGIRVGFDNSLTTHVPRGGRIVAFHKLADEKDSLILTKIAILAAEVIEEREDIKECSMDIGKDTDGHFWIFEANSKPMRFDEPAIHREYIQSLISTFRTFSAF, encoded by the coding sequence ATGATCGATCTTATGTATTGTTCTGAATCCAATAGATGGTATCAGAAAAGTACTTATCGCTATCTCTACTGGGGGAAAGATCAAAAACGCCTCTATCCCCCACCCTCTTCTTTTTCTACGAAGAGAGTTATTCAAATCGAATCAGCTAAAAACTCAATTCGACCGCTAGTGGGCATTATTGCAGGAACGAATCCATTTCATCACTTTAGTGGAAATGCTTCGATCTTTAAAGACATACAAAGGGAAATAACAAATCACGGCGGACTATCCTATGTTTTCACCCCGGGTGATGTCTATCGAACACATATTCAAGGTTACCTTTACGATGAGGATACGAAAAAATGGACAGGTTATCACTTTCCCTACCCAAATGTGATCTATAATCGAATCCCTGACCGAGAAGAAGAACTGACAAATATGGTTTCTTCCCTTTTTGCTTTATTTAAGCAAAAAGATATTCCCTTCTTTAATCGTTCATTCTTTCAAAAACTAGATATCTTTTCATACCTTTCTAGTCATGAATACTTGACTCTTCATATCCCTGAGACTATCGAGTTAACCATCGAAAATCTTGATCCATTGCTTCATAAATTTCCATCCGTGTTTTGCAAACCATCTTCGGGTAGTAAAGGCAGAGGGATTTTCAGGGTAAAGAAACTTCCCACCGGCTACCAATATGAAGATCATGAAATGACACGTTATTTTTCTTCCATTACTGCATTACACACTCACATTGCTCCGTTTCTACATGAGAAATATTTAGTGCAAAAGGAAATCCAACTTTCCACTTACAATAATCATCCCTATGATTTTAGAATCATGCTTCAAAAGCCGTTAAATTACTGGACGGTAACCGGAATCGGAATTCGTGTAGGCTTTGATAATAGCCTCACCACCCATGTCCCAAGAGGTGGCAGAATCGTTGCTTTTCATAAGCTTGCTGATGAGAAAGATTCTCTAATTCTTACAAAGATCGCGATTTTGGCTGCTGAAGTTATTGAAGAAAGAGAAGATATCAAAGAATGTTCAATGGATATCGGGAAGGACACAGATGGGCACTTCTGGATCTTTGAAGCAAATTCAAAGCCAATGAGATTTGACGAACCAGCTATTCACAGGGAGTATATTCAATCTCTCATCAGTACCTTTCGAACCTTTTCAGCATTCTAA
- a CDS encoding DUF5342 family protein gives MISHFQYKSVGSKVRKPKWEISFFYRGAYYRALYLHTGEFEWFDPSPPEDEKKKIQSQLHELMLFHIYEKQDS, from the coding sequence ATGATTTCACATTTTCAATATAAATCTGTCGGGTCGAAAGTTCGAAAACCAAAATGGGAAATCTCATTCTTTTATCGTGGAGCATACTATCGCGCTTTATATCTTCATACTGGAGAATTTGAATGGTTTGATCCTTCCCCACCTGAGGATGAAAAGAAAAAAATTCAATCCCAGCTTCACGAACTGATGCTTTTCCACATTTATGAGAAACAGGATTCATAA
- a CDS encoding PucR family transcriptional regulator, with protein sequence MNAELAELYGNDFAMTSDKPDQFYWYRTQDGERFGIRKTRLTTREKDLLNALFPSIKLEHEWLNPLQKKWSSLLFHNNHDVDLKVKGPVRYIHFYLQETPSDMINFTEAMTGLFSEDAVLLFENDKEGLLIQLETFDEHIADELEQVAAALTADFFTGMSLFIGQTMYQTDQNDFTRTYSAEKKWFFAGLELMPSQMVFTHQDVIPAILFNEASKDTINYLIKLIEPVKEEDELLKSIRVYLESNLNITLAAKQLYVHRNSLQYRVDKFIEKTGIDVKSFKGAVMVYLSLLAQELRR encoded by the coding sequence GTGAATGCAGAACTAGCTGAACTATATGGAAACGACTTTGCAATGACATCCGATAAACCGGACCAGTTCTACTGGTATAGAACACAAGACGGTGAACGTTTTGGAATCCGGAAGACACGTTTAACAACAAGAGAGAAAGATCTTCTAAACGCCCTTTTCCCTTCTATAAAACTTGAACACGAATGGTTAAATCCTCTCCAAAAGAAATGGTCATCTTTATTATTTCATAATAATCACGACGTTGATCTAAAAGTAAAAGGACCGGTTCGCTACATACACTTTTATTTACAAGAGACTCCTTCAGATATGATCAATTTTACAGAAGCCATGACCGGTCTATTTTCTGAAGACGCAGTCCTTTTATTTGAGAATGATAAAGAAGGACTTCTCATTCAGCTAGAAACTTTCGATGAACACATCGCTGATGAACTTGAACAGGTGGCAGCAGCACTGACAGCCGACTTCTTCACGGGTATGTCCCTTTTTATCGGGCAAACCATGTATCAAACTGATCAAAACGATTTCACGCGTACCTATTCAGCTGAAAAGAAATGGTTCTTTGCAGGACTTGAGCTCATGCCATCTCAAATGGTATTCACTCATCAGGATGTTATTCCCGCTATTCTATTTAATGAAGCAAGTAAAGACACGATTAATTATTTAATTAAGCTCATCGAACCTGTAAAGGAAGAAGACGAGCTGTTAAAAAGCATTCGGGTTTACCTCGAGTCCAACCTAAACATCACCCTTGCCGCGAAACAATTATATGTCCATCGAAACAGTCTCCAATATCGGGTTGATAAATTTATAGAAAAAACAGGTATTGATGTGAAAAGCTTTAAAGGAGCTGTCATGGTCTACTTATCACTTCTTGCACAGGAGCTAAGGAGATAA
- a CDS encoding ABC transporter ATP-binding protein: MSEITLNHIYKRYDNKFEAVKDFNLDIKDKEFIVFVGPSGCGKSTTLRMIAGLEDISDGDLVIGDRRVNDVAPKDRDIAMVFQNYALYPHMNVYDNMAFGLKLRKFDKKEIERRVTDAARILGLESLLDRKPKALSGGQRQRVALGRAIVRDPQVFLMDEPLSNLDAKLRVQMRAEISKLHQRLQTTTIYVTHDQTEAMTMATRIVIMKDGVIQQVGSPKEVYDAPDNIFVGGFIGSPAMNFFRGTLEDGYFKMEDVKVKVPEGKMKTLRENGFLNKELMLGIRPEDIHDEPVFIEASQDTRVNAVIDVAELMGAETYLYSKVADQDFVARVDSRTDIHNGQDINLAFDMNKCHFFDTESELRIR; encoded by the coding sequence ATGTCAGAGATTACACTCAATCACATTTACAAAAGATACGATAACAAGTTTGAAGCAGTAAAAGATTTTAATCTGGATATTAAAGATAAAGAATTTATCGTATTTGTAGGTCCTTCCGGTTGCGGTAAATCAACGACTCTTCGAATGATTGCCGGTCTTGAAGATATTTCTGACGGTGATCTTGTTATTGGAGACCGTCGTGTGAATGATGTAGCCCCAAAAGACCGCGATATCGCAATGGTTTTCCAGAACTACGCTCTTTACCCCCACATGAATGTTTACGATAACATGGCTTTCGGGCTTAAGCTTCGTAAATTCGACAAGAAAGAAATCGAACGTCGCGTAACGGATGCTGCTCGTATCCTTGGTCTTGAAAGTCTTCTTGACCGCAAACCAAAAGCACTTTCTGGTGGTCAGCGTCAGCGTGTTGCACTTGGTCGTGCCATTGTTCGTGATCCACAGGTATTCTTGATGGATGAGCCACTTTCTAACCTTGACGCAAAACTACGTGTTCAAATGCGTGCTGAAATTTCCAAACTGCACCAGCGTCTGCAAACAACAACAATTTACGTTACACATGACCAGACTGAAGCAATGACGATGGCTACAAGAATTGTTATTATGAAAGACGGTGTCATCCAGCAGGTTGGCTCACCGAAAGAAGTATACGATGCACCTGATAACATCTTCGTTGGTGGATTTATCGGATCTCCTGCTATGAACTTCTTCCGTGGTACGCTTGAGGATGGCTATTTCAAAATGGAAGACGTTAAAGTAAAAGTTCCTGAAGGTAAGATGAAAACTCTTCGCGAGAACGGATTCTTAAATAAAGAGCTTATGCTCGGTATTCGTCCTGAAGATATCCATGATGAGCCTGTCTTTATTGAAGCCTCTCAAGATACAAGAGTGAACGCAGTGATTGACGTTGCAGAATTAATGGGTGCAGAAACATACCTTTACTCTAAAGTAGCTGATCAAGATTTCGTAGCACGTGTTGATTCCCGTACTGATATCCATAACGGTCAGGACATCAATCTCGCTTTTGATATGAATAAATGTCATTTCTTTGATACAGAATCTGAACTTCGCATTCGTTAA
- a CDS encoding transporter substrate-binding domain-containing protein: MNKKWMLGLLFVIALSVLSACGGNEDTENAGESSDEKETLLIGTEATYPPFSYRDDNNEITGYDVEVAREVANRIGMEAEFKAIEWKGLLSSLETERIDMVANQVTITDERKEKFDFTTPYTYSGGQVIVNKNNNDIKGIDDLKGKTVGTTQGSNYEKAAKDAGAKTKIYSGANQALTDLSNDRNIDAAMNDRLFILTELPKTDYNVKGVGETFNTTKMGFALPKGNEELIEKMNGALKEMKEDGTLAEISKKYFDGENVSE; this comes from the coding sequence TTGAATAAGAAATGGATGCTGGGGTTGTTATTTGTTATAGCACTGAGTGTGCTTTCAGCATGCGGCGGTAATGAAGATACAGAGAACGCTGGGGAAAGCTCAGATGAAAAAGAAACGCTTTTAATTGGAACGGAAGCAACATATCCGCCATTTAGCTATCGCGATGATAATAATGAAATTACAGGGTATGACGTTGAAGTAGCCCGCGAAGTAGCAAATCGCATTGGGATGGAAGCGGAATTTAAAGCGATCGAATGGAAAGGACTTCTTTCTTCTCTTGAAACAGAGCGAATTGATATGGTTGCTAACCAGGTAACCATTACAGATGAACGCAAAGAAAAATTTGATTTCACAACACCATATACCTATTCAGGTGGTCAAGTTATCGTAAACAAAAATAATAATGACATCAAGGGAATAGACGATCTTAAAGGAAAGACAGTCGGCACAACTCAGGGTAGTAACTATGAAAAAGCTGCCAAAGACGCAGGTGCAAAAACTAAAATTTATTCAGGCGCCAATCAGGCACTTACTGATTTGAGCAACGATCGTAACATTGATGCTGCCATGAATGACCGCCTATTCATTCTAACTGAACTTCCTAAAACTGATTACAACGTAAAAGGTGTCGGTGAAACATTCAACACAACAAAAATGGGCTTTGCTTTGCCAAAAGGTAACGAAGAGTTAATAGAGAAAATGAATGGTGCACTAAAGGAAATGAAGGAAGATGGTACGCTTGCTGAAATTTCAAAGAAGTATTTTGATGGAGAGAATGTAAGTGAGTGA
- a CDS encoding amino acid ABC transporter permease, which yields MSETIDVLINSLPFLLEGAKNTLLLSFFSIFGALMVGLVIALLRISKSKIAIGLAKLYVSFFRGTPLLIQLFILYYGLVSVDIQLSAWQAAYTGLILHFGAYISESFRAAILSLSKGQWEAAMSLGMKKSLIYKEVILPQAWRRAIPPVWNSLIDIVKASSLASVLTISELTYNADQIAASSYEVLPILLTAALIYWFFTTILNIIQSFLEKKLYIPSS from the coding sequence GTGAGTGAAACTATTGATGTCCTTATTAATTCTTTGCCCTTTCTCCTTGAAGGGGCAAAGAATACTCTTCTTCTAAGCTTTTTCTCCATCTTTGGTGCCTTAATGGTTGGTCTCGTCATTGCTTTGTTACGAATTTCAAAAAGCAAAATCGCAATCGGATTAGCAAAGCTGTACGTCTCATTCTTTAGAGGGACACCGCTTCTTATTCAATTATTTATTTTGTATTATGGCCTTGTCTCAGTCGATATTCAACTATCAGCATGGCAGGCTGCTTATACAGGACTTATATTACATTTTGGGGCCTATATTTCAGAATCATTTCGAGCTGCAATCCTTTCCCTTTCAAAAGGACAATGGGAAGCTGCAATGTCTCTCGGTATGAAAAAATCGTTAATTTATAAAGAAGTCATATTGCCGCAAGCATGGAGAAGAGCGATTCCCCCAGTATGGAATTCTCTAATCGATATTGTGAAAGCTTCATCACTTGCTTCTGTACTTACAATATCCGAATTAACCTATAATGCAGACCAAATTGCTGCGTCTAGCTATGAAGTGCTACCTATCTTATTAACAGCTGCGCTAATTTATTGGTTCTTTACAACAATTCTTAACATCATCCAAAGTTTTTTGGAAAAAAAGTTATATATTCCATCATCATGA
- a CDS encoding alpha/beta-type small acid-soluble spore protein, whose amino-acid sequence MAQQNRQGSSNNLVVPGVAQAIDQMKYEIATEFGVQLGPDSTSRANGSVGGEITKRLVQMAEQQLGGYQQQ is encoded by the coding sequence ATGGCTCAACAAAACAGACAAGGAAGCTCTAACAACCTTGTAGTACCTGGTGTGGCTCAAGCTATCGACCAGATGAAGTATGAAATCGCTACTGAATTCGGAGTGCAACTTGGTCCGGACTCAACTTCTCGCGCTAACGGATCTGTTGGTGGAGAAATCACTAAACGTTTGGTTCAAATGGCTGAACAACAGCTTGGCGGTTACCAACAACAATAA
- a CDS encoding TrkH family potassium uptake protein: MLRSRFRRIRLTSVQLIVLFYLVAVTISTILISLPIAHQPGIEISFIDALFTAVSAVSVTGLTVFSTSDTFNVTGTFIIAFVLQFGGIGIMTLGTFVWLVMGKKIGLKERQLIMTDQNQSTLSGLVQLMKQIIALIFLVEAIGALILGTYYLRFFETWQEAFLQGFFASVSATTNAGFDITGQSLQPFAGDYFIQFIHIILIVTGAIGFPVLIEVKNFLFSNQNDVKYRFSLFTKLTTMTFFVLVVAGAFLIWAFEANNFFRDKSWHETLFYSVFQSVTTRSAGLSTMDVNQFQEPTQLMLSALMFVGASPSSVGGGVRTTTFAIVLLAIFFFAKGASSIKIFGRELHPEDIHKAFVVFSVASMVCGAAIIILSISEPFPIVAIIFEVTSAFGTTGLSMGITPGLSTFAKIIIICLMFIGRIGILSFLFLIRGTVLRERYHYPTERVIIG; this comes from the coding sequence TTGTTAAGATCTCGTTTTCGACGTATACGATTAACCTCTGTACAGTTAATTGTTTTATTTTATTTAGTAGCAGTGACAATATCGACTATATTAATAAGTTTGCCTATTGCTCATCAGCCTGGCATAGAGATATCCTTTATTGATGCACTATTTACAGCAGTGAGTGCTGTTAGTGTAACTGGCCTCACTGTGTTTTCAACTTCTGATACATTTAATGTTACAGGTACGTTTATTATTGCTTTCGTCCTTCAGTTTGGCGGAATTGGCATTATGACGCTTGGAACTTTTGTTTGGTTGGTGATGGGGAAAAAAATAGGGCTCAAAGAACGACAGCTTATTATGACTGATCAAAATCAGTCAACGCTTTCAGGTCTTGTTCAACTGATGAAACAGATTATTGCTCTTATTTTCCTTGTGGAAGCAATAGGGGCACTTATACTGGGCACTTATTATCTTCGTTTTTTTGAAACATGGCAGGAGGCCTTTCTTCAGGGGTTCTTTGCTTCTGTGAGTGCGACTACCAATGCTGGTTTTGATATTACTGGTCAATCTCTGCAGCCTTTTGCAGGTGATTACTTTATTCAATTTATTCATATTATACTTATTGTTACAGGAGCGATTGGTTTCCCGGTTTTAATAGAAGTGAAGAATTTCTTGTTTTCAAACCAAAATGATGTTAAATATAGATTTTCGTTATTTACGAAGCTAACTACAATGACTTTTTTTGTTCTAGTCGTGGCCGGTGCATTTCTAATATGGGCTTTTGAGGCAAATAATTTCTTCCGTGATAAATCATGGCATGAAACCTTGTTCTATTCTGTTTTTCAATCTGTAACGACTCGTAGTGCTGGTTTGTCTACAATGGATGTAAATCAATTTCAGGAACCTACACAGCTGATGTTGTCAGCTTTAATGTTCGTTGGAGCATCTCCAAGTAGTGTAGGTGGTGGAGTTCGAACCACCACCTTTGCAATTGTCTTACTGGCAATTTTCTTTTTTGCCAAAGGCGCTTCTTCTATTAAAATATTTGGAAGAGAACTTCATCCAGAAGATATTCATAAAGCATTTGTTGTATTTAGCGTTGCTTCAATGGTTTGTGGGGCAGCGATTATTATACTTTCAATTTCAGAACCATTTCCAATTGTAGCAATCATCTTTGAAGTTACATCTGCTTTCGGTACTACAGGACTTTCCATGGGAATAACTCCAGGATTAAGTACTTTTGCAAAAATTATTATTATTTGTCTTATGTTCATCGGACGGATTGGAATTCTTTCATTTCTTTTCCTAATTCGAGGAACCGTTCTTCGTGAACGATACCATTATCCAACTGAACGAGTGATTATAGGCTGA
- a CDS encoding SpoVR family protein has product MTTEKEIFYAIEEITEIAKGFGLDFYPMRYEICPADIIYTFGAYGMPTRFSHWSFGKQFHKMKLQYDLGLSKIYELVINSDPCYAFLLDTNSLIQNKLIIAHVLAHCDFFKNNVRFSNTRRDMVESMTATAERISYYEHHYGKAEVESFLDAVLSIQEHIDPSIMRPRLTYNLQEEETTRVRGGSPYHDLWELDKEGKEDEPEPKKKKKFPPHPEKDLLLFIQEYSSELEDWQRDIMTMMREEMLYFWPQLETKIMNEGWASYWHQRILREMDLTTEESIEFASLNANVVQPSRTRINPYYLGLKIFEHIEEVYDNPTMDMKQRGVESGSGREKMFEVREVEADISFIRNYLTKDLVYKEDLYLFQKKGRDYKIVDKEWEHIRDQLVTMRVNGGFPYLTVTDGNYMKAGEMYVHHSFEDTELDLQYLERVLPYIHQLWGRPVHMETKVEDKEVLFSYDGKKMHRRYL; this is encoded by the coding sequence ATGACGACAGAGAAAGAAATATTTTACGCTATTGAAGAGATTACAGAAATAGCGAAAGGGTTCGGGCTAGATTTCTATCCGATGCGTTATGAAATTTGTCCGGCAGATATTATTTATACTTTCGGTGCATATGGTATGCCTACACGTTTTTCTCACTGGAGTTTCGGAAAGCAATTTCATAAAATGAAGCTTCAATATGATCTGGGATTAAGTAAAATTTATGAGCTTGTGATTAACTCTGATCCTTGTTACGCGTTTCTATTAGATACGAACAGTCTTATTCAGAACAAGTTAATCATTGCTCATGTACTTGCTCACTGTGATTTCTTCAAAAATAATGTTCGATTTTCAAATACAAGACGCGATATGGTTGAAAGCATGACGGCTACTGCAGAGCGGATTTCTTATTATGAGCACCATTATGGAAAAGCAGAGGTAGAAAGCTTTCTCGATGCTGTTCTTTCCATTCAGGAGCATATTGACCCTTCTATAATGAGACCAAGGCTGACGTATAACCTGCAGGAGGAAGAAACGACTAGAGTAAGAGGTGGCTCGCCATATCACGATTTATGGGAGCTTGATAAAGAGGGGAAGGAGGACGAGCCAGAACCGAAGAAAAAAAAGAAATTTCCACCTCATCCCGAAAAGGACCTTCTCCTTTTCATACAGGAATATAGCAGTGAGCTTGAAGACTGGCAGCGAGATATCATGACGATGATGCGTGAAGAAATGCTTTATTTCTGGCCTCAACTGGAAACGAAAATTATGAACGAGGGATGGGCGAGTTATTGGCATCAACGTATTCTTCGTGAAATGGATTTAACAACTGAGGAGTCGATTGAATTTGCGTCTCTTAACGCAAATGTTGTTCAGCCTTCTAGAACGAGAATTAATCCTTATTACCTTGGTTTGAAGATTTTTGAACACATTGAAGAAGTTTATGATAATCCCACAATGGACATGAAGCAAAGAGGTGTAGAGTCTGGTAGTGGACGGGAGAAGATGTTTGAAGTTCGTGAAGTGGAAGCAGATATTTCTTTTATCCGTAACTATCTAACAAAAGACCTTGTTTATAAGGAGGATTTATACTTATTTCAGAAAAAAGGCAGGGACTATAAAATTGTGGATAAAGAGTGGGAGCATATACGAGATCAATTGGTTACGATGAGAGTGAACGGAGGTTTCCCATACTTAACAGTAACCGATGGAAACTATATGAAGGCAGGAGAGATGTACGTTCATCATTCTTTTGAGGACACTGAGCTTGACCTTCAATATCTTGAGCGTGTTCTTCCGTATATTCATCAGCTATGGGGCCGCCCTGTACACATGGAAACGAAGGTGGAAGATAAAGAAGTCTTATTTTCCTATGACGGCAAGAAAATGCATCGTCGCTATTTGTAG
- a CDS encoding bile acid:sodium symporter family protein, with protein sequence MRLLENASRFAGNTFAVWVLLFAVLGFLFPEGFTWITSYITILLGIIMFGMGMTLSGSDFKEVVKQPKSVAIGVAAQFIVMPLLAYGLAVAFQLPAEIAVGVILVGCCPGGTASNVITFLAKGNTALSVAITAVSTLLAPLLTPALVLLFASQWLPVSAGDLFLSILQMVVIPITLGVIVKMVFKEKVAKSVTALPLISVISIVAIVAAVVGASKDRIAETGLLIFSIVILHNLLGLVIGYWLAKVLRLNASDQRAISIEVGMQNSGLGAALAAAHFNPIAAVPSAIFSVWHNISGPILATIWSKTSEPTQKREPKRKSA encoded by the coding sequence TTGAGACTGCTTGAAAACGCGAGTCGATTTGCAGGAAATACTTTTGCAGTATGGGTTCTTCTCTTCGCTGTACTTGGCTTTTTATTTCCTGAAGGATTCACTTGGATTACTTCTTATATAACGATTTTGCTAGGAATTATTATGTTCGGCATGGGCATGACTCTCTCCGGTAGTGATTTTAAAGAAGTCGTTAAACAACCGAAGAGCGTGGCGATTGGCGTAGCTGCCCAATTTATTGTGATGCCACTACTTGCATATGGACTGGCAGTTGCTTTTCAATTACCTGCTGAAATAGCTGTAGGGGTTATTCTTGTTGGTTGTTGTCCCGGCGGCACAGCCTCTAACGTTATTACGTTTCTTGCAAAAGGAAACACCGCCTTATCCGTTGCCATTACAGCTGTTTCTACCTTGTTAGCGCCACTCCTAACGCCAGCACTTGTTTTATTGTTCGCAAGCCAGTGGCTTCCCGTATCTGCAGGGGATCTCTTCCTTTCCATTCTACAAATGGTCGTGATTCCAATTACACTCGGCGTGATTGTTAAGATGGTATTTAAGGAGAAAGTAGCAAAAAGTGTCACAGCCCTACCACTTATTTCAGTTATCTCCATTGTAGCGATTGTCGCAGCTGTAGTTGGGGCGAGTAAAGATCGCATTGCTGAGACAGGACTTCTAATCTTTTCTATTGTCATCCTCCATAATTTACTTGGACTTGTCATTGGCTACTGGCTGGCAAAGGTACTTCGTCTAAACGCATCCGATCAACGTGCCATCTCAATTGAGGTAGGCATGCAGAATTCGGGCCTAGGTGCTGCTCTTGCAGCAGCTCATTTTAATCCGATCGCTGCCGTACCGAGTGCCATCTTTAGCGTATGGCATAATATTTCAGGGCCAATTCTTGCAACAATTTGGAGTAAAACCAGCGAGCCTACACAAAAAAGAGAACCGAAAAGAAAAAGTGCATAG